TGCGGTCGCACCGGGGTGTAAAGGGCGGTTTCACTCTGGGGAAAGACCCCGCTATGGTGACCATGAAAGATGTCGTAGAGACGATTCAGGGACCGTATCGTCTCATCAAATGTCTTGATGACCGTGATTGTTGTGAAAAATACGCCGATTGTCCAATCCGGACGGTGCTGGAAGAAGCGGAGGCGCAGCTTCTGAAGGTTTTCGGCAAGTATTCCATTGACGATCTGATTAAACTGAAGAACAGCCACAAGCTGGCGTGAAGAGCGGAGTCGGTTCTCTCCAAAAAGCAGTTGGCTCAGACGGAAAGTCTGGTTATATTGTTAGACTATTTTGTTAAAGAAAAGGAGAGAACATGTCGGTTAAATCGGATCGGTGGATCAAGGAGATGTCGCTCAAGCATGGCATGATTAAACCGTTCTCCGCCAAGCAGGTGAAGAAGGGTGTCAGTTTCGGATTATCGTCTTACGGATATGATATCAGAGTCGCCAACGAGTTCAAGATTTTCACGGATGTAAATTCCGCTATTGTTGACCCGAAAAATTTTTCCCCCAAGTCATTTGTCGATTTGAAAGCTGATTCGATTCTGGTGCCGCCCAACTCTTTCGCTTTGGCCCGGTCGGTCGAGTATTTCAAAATACCGCGGGAAGTGATTACTATCTGCCTGGGAAAATCAACTTATGCCCGCTGCGGAATAATTGTGAATGTAACCCCGTTCGAGCCGGAGTGGGAAGGGCACGCGACGCTGGAGATATCGAACACGACGCCGCTTCCGGCGAAAATTTACGCCAATGAAGGGATTGCTCAGATAATATTTCTGGGCGCCGATGAAGTATGTATGGTCTCGTACAAGGACAAGAAAGGAAAATATCAGGGGCAAAAATATATTACACTTCCCAAGACGCTTTAGAGTAGAAGATATGAAGCACAATTTGCTGGAGATAGATGGTTATGTTAAATAAAACCGACGTTAACGATAAAAAGGCGGCCGAAACGATGCAGTCAAAGAAGCGCAAGATGGTGACGATTGACGGCAATACGGCGGCGGCTTATGTAGCGCATGCCTTAAGCGAAGTAATCGCCATTTACCCGATTACCCCTTCCTCCAATATGGGGGAGATTGCCGATGCCAAATCGGCCGAGGGCGATGTCAATATCTGGGGGACGGTTCCAATCGTGGTCGAGATGCAGTCGGAAGGTGGCGCCTCGGGCTCGGTTCATGGGGCGGCGACGGCGGGAGCCCTGACTACAACGTTTACGGCGTCACAGGGGCTGCTTTTGATGATTCCAAACATGTTCAAGATTGCCGGAGAGATGACGCCGGCGGTTCTTCATGTTTCGGCCCGCACGGTGGCGACCCATGCCCTCTCCATTTTCGGCGACCATTCCGATGTTATGGCGGCGCGCTCAACCGGTTTCGGCCTTCTGGCGTCAGGCTCGGTGCAGGAAGTGATGGACCTGGCGCTGATAGCGCACGCCGTCTCGCTGGAGAGCCGGGTGCCGTTTTTGCATTTCTTTGACGGTTTTCGCACGTCGCATGAAGAGCAGAAAGTCGAGCAGATTGATTTTGACGACATGCGGGCGATTATGGATGAAGAAGCGGTGACGGCGCATCGGGCGCGCTCCCTCAGTCCCGACCATCCCACGCTGAAAGGTTCCTCGCAGAATCCTGATGTCTTCTTTCAGGCGCGGGAGACGGTTAATAAATATTATCTGAAAACTCCGGCGGTGGTTCAGGAGGTAATGAATCGTTTCGCCCAGATAGTCGGCAGAAGTTATCATCTGTTTGACTATATTGGCGCCCCCGATGCCGACCGGGTAGTAATCATGATGGGTTCCGGCGCCGAGACTATGCACGAGACGGTGGAATATCTGACGGCGCGGGGAGAAAAAGTCGGCTTGCTGAAAGTTCGGCTGTATCGTCCTTTCTCGATAGACGCTTTC
This sequence is a window from Candidatus Zixiibacteriota bacterium. Protein-coding genes within it:
- a CDS encoding Rrf2 family transcriptional regulator produces the protein MQFTRAEEYGIMGVVFLAEQERERVVPLSEIAHAQDVPEKFLAKIFQNLTKAGIVRSHRGVKGGFTLGKDPAMVTMKDVVETIQGPYRLIKCLDDRDCCEKYADCPIRTVLEEAEAQLLKVFGKYSIDDLIKLKNSHKLA
- the dcd gene encoding dCTP deaminase, translating into MSVKSDRWIKEMSLKHGMIKPFSAKQVKKGVSFGLSSYGYDIRVANEFKIFTDVNSAIVDPKNFSPKSFVDLKADSILVPPNSFALARSVEYFKIPREVITICLGKSTYARCGIIVNVTPFEPEWEGHATLEISNTTPLPAKIYANEGIAQIIFLGADEVCMVSYKDKKGKYQGQKYITLPKTL